A part of Flavobacteriaceae bacterium GSB9 genomic DNA contains:
- a CDS encoding glycoside hydrolase family 20 zincin-like fold domain-containing protein, translating to MVFIVGDNSISRIAFAKKKLSETLSELDFDISLTSSQPENFKGNIIVISEKNDKNNKEGFKIGTLENIISIEGADATGALYGALELSDRIKASGKIPSNLNFQGKPEMVLRGTCIGLQKTEYLPGRTVYEYPYTPENFPWFYDKAHWIEYLDMMVENRYNSLYLWNGHPFASLVKLDDYPYAVEVDEETFKKNEEIFKFITEEADKRGIWVIQMFYNILVSKPFAEKHGIKTQERSRPITPLIADYTQKSITEFIKKYPNVGFLVTLGEAMHTIDDDVEWFTKTIIPGVKDGLKQLGLTNEPPIVLRGHDTDAERVMEAALPIYKNLYTTFKYNGESLTTYQPRDAWEAIPKALSELGSVHISNVHILANLEPFRYSSPDFIQKSVKAMHNVQGANGLHLYPQSSYWDWPYTADKPPERLKQIDRDWMWYEAWARYAWDSNRDRNEEINYWSDVLGDYYDCGENGKAVLDAYEQTGEIAPKLLRTFGISDGNRQTLLLGMFMGQLVNPFKYHVYKNFLSSNGPVGEILIDYAEKEWKGEPHVGETPPQIIEEVVAHGKQAVKAIEKASVSIGKNKDEFQRLKNDVYCYDAFANFFAEKVKAAMLVLNYKYSNDITDLEKAIPHLEKSIAYYTELTNLTKDAYLYANSMQTAQRRIPITGRDGKNKTWEELLPHYQNELDVFKRNVVMLKSEKNGDKNNKEFKVFEPVEVTILNKDVKRFPLKKGQSVYNDNDAKIEEVADELKNLSGVQFSDKTQQEKGTVLHFETERPVKVLVGYFNTNSYTVLEPPTLETNAYANDRGQADIKIANAMLIPGLYPVNVYSYRYEPGEHKLVLGKGRVLILGYIDGDEDIVIHDARITNTEDGMAVDWLFY from the coding sequence ATGGTTTTTATTGTCGGCGATAACAGTATTTCGCGTATAGCTTTTGCTAAGAAGAAGCTTTCAGAAACCCTTTCGGAATTGGATTTTGATATATCGTTAACTTCAAGTCAACCAGAAAATTTCAAAGGGAACATTATTGTCATTTCAGAAAAAAATGATAAAAACAACAAAGAAGGTTTCAAAATAGGTACTTTGGAAAATATCATTTCTATTGAAGGTGCTGATGCCACTGGAGCCTTATACGGTGCTTTGGAACTTTCCGATAGAATTAAAGCTTCAGGCAAGATTCCTTCAAATTTAAATTTTCAAGGTAAACCAGAAATGGTTTTGAGGGGCACCTGTATCGGACTTCAAAAAACCGAGTATTTGCCTGGCCGAACCGTTTACGAATACCCATATACCCCAGAAAATTTTCCGTGGTTTTATGATAAAGCCCATTGGATTGAATATTTGGATATGATGGTGGAAAACCGATACAACTCGTTGTATTTATGGAATGGGCACCCTTTTGCATCGCTTGTTAAGCTAGATGATTATCCATACGCTGTTGAGGTTGATGAAGAAACATTTAAAAAGAATGAAGAGATTTTCAAATTCATCACCGAAGAAGCCGATAAGCGCGGTATTTGGGTCATTCAAATGTTTTACAACATTCTTGTTTCAAAGCCTTTTGCTGAAAAGCACGGTATAAAAACTCAGGAGCGAAGCCGCCCGATAACGCCTTTAATTGCAGATTATACGCAAAAATCCATAACTGAATTCATTAAAAAATATCCCAATGTTGGGTTTTTAGTGACTTTAGGCGAAGCGATGCACACTATTGACGATGATGTTGAATGGTTTACTAAAACTATTATTCCCGGCGTTAAAGACGGCCTGAAGCAATTAGGGCTAACAAACGAGCCGCCCATTGTGTTGCGCGGTCATGATACCGATGCCGAGCGCGTTATGGAAGCCGCTTTGCCGATTTACAAAAATTTATATACCACTTTTAAATACAACGGGGAGTCGCTTACCACATACCAACCACGCGATGCTTGGGAAGCAATCCCCAAAGCGTTGAGCGAATTGGGGTCGGTACATATTTCAAACGTGCATATTTTGGCAAATTTGGAGCCTTTTCGATATAGCTCCCCAGATTTTATTCAAAAAAGTGTGAAAGCGATGCACAATGTTCAGGGTGCTAATGGACTTCATTTGTATCCGCAGTCCTCGTATTGGGATTGGCCATATACCGCCGATAAACCCCCCGAACGATTAAAACAAATAGATCGCGATTGGATGTGGTACGAAGCTTGGGCGAGATATGCCTGGGATTCGAATCGCGATAGAAATGAAGAGATCAATTATTGGTCCGATGTTTTGGGTGATTATTACGATTGTGGCGAAAATGGAAAAGCTGTTTTGGATGCCTACGAGCAAACCGGAGAAATCGCTCCGAAACTTCTTAGAACCTTTGGTATTTCTGATGGCAACCGCCAAACCTTACTTTTAGGTATGTTTATGGGCCAGTTGGTCAATCCGTTTAAATATCACGTTTACAAAAACTTTTTGTCGTCAAACGGCCCCGTTGGCGAAATCCTAATTGATTATGCCGAAAAGGAATGGAAAGGAGAGCCGCACGTTGGTGAAACGCCGCCACAAATTATAGAAGAAGTGGTTGCTCATGGAAAACAGGCTGTAAAGGCTATCGAGAAAGCTTCGGTTTCCATTGGAAAAAACAAGGACGAATTTCAGCGTTTAAAAAATGATGTATATTGCTATGATGCCTTTGCCAATTTTTTTGCCGAAAAAGTAAAAGCGGCCATGTTGGTTTTAAATTATAAATATTCCAATGACATTACTGACCTCGAAAAAGCAATTCCGCATTTAGAAAAAAGTATCGCGTATTATACAGAGTTAACCAATCTTACAAAAGATGCTTACCTGTATGCCAATAGTATGCAAACGGCACAACGCCGAATTCCGATAACTGGGCGAGATGGTAAAAATAAAACATGGGAAGAATTGTTGCCGCACTATCAAAATGAATTGGATGTTTTTAAACGTAATGTGGTCATGTTAAAATCTGAGAAGAATGGTGATAAAAACAATAAAGAATTTAAGGTTTTTGAGCCTGTTGAGGTTACCATTCTTAATAAAGACGTGAAGCGTTTTCCGTTAAAAAAAGGACAAAGTGTTTATAATGATAACGATGCAAAAATTGAAGAGGTTGCCGACGAATTGAAGAACCTCTCTGGCGTACAATTTTCAGATAAAACCCAACAGGAAAAGGGGACTGTTTTGCATTTTGAAACCGAAAGACCTGTAAAAGTATTAGTCGGATATTTTAACACCAATAGTTACACGGTTTTAGAGCCCCCAACATTAGAGACCAACGCCTATGCCAATGATAGAGGGCAGGCCGATATAAAGATTGCCAATGCCATGCTAATTCCTGGTTTGTATCCTGTGAATGTTTACAGTTATCGCTACGAACCTGGTGAACATAAATTGGTGCTAGGCAAAGGCCGCGTTTTAATTTTAGGATATATTGATGGCGATGAAGACATTGTTATTCACGATGCCAGAATTACCAATACCGAAGATGGTATGGCCGTCGATTGGTTGTTTTATTGA
- a CDS encoding exo-alpha-sialidase, with protein sequence MKIFQSALILLSITVLGSCKQQPKQETPQIALADKTWREGIVVDEFIYDKAPYPSCHASTIAETTDGELIASWFGGTHERNPDVCIYVSKRKNGQWTEPVEVANGVQNDTLRYPTWNPVLYQVPNGDLLLYYKVGPHPSTWWGMLKRSSDGGETWSEAEKLPDGFLGPIKNKPELLDDGTLLLPSSVEENGWNLRMESTPDFGKTHSMQDTLPKGSQDINAIQPSILFHGNGKLQQIGRTRNRHLFTTWSEDNGKTWSPLELLNMPNNSSGTDAVTMENGKHVLIYNHVWPNEDMNKSYRSPLNIAVSDDGINWNAALVLEDSRISQYSYPSIIQGSDGMLHCVYTWRRQKIKYIKIDPSKLVTFPIKYGVWPGPQKERYKVAVCDWMILKRQKLGSFERAKEIGADGIEMDMGGLGDRETFDSKFVNGDTASIRVFKEKMAKTGVGISSVAMSGFYAQSFAKRPTVKRMVNDCIEVMKIFNVEVAYLPLGTQGDLVKNPELRPAIVERLRWAGEQVDKINGIIAVETSLSASEEKKLLEEVGNRNIKIAFNFANAIKNGRDISKELKTLGRDNIGEIHASNTDGQWIENDPAIDLPKIKETLDKMHWKGWLIVERSRDTTDVHNVVKNYGANVKYLKEIFKGE encoded by the coding sequence ATGAAAATATTCCAATCAGCTTTAATACTATTAAGTATCACCGTTTTAGGAAGCTGCAAACAACAACCTAAGCAGGAAACACCACAAATCGCTTTAGCCGATAAAACTTGGCGTGAAGGTATTGTAGTGGATGAGTTTATTTACGACAAAGCACCATACCCATCCTGCCATGCTTCAACCATTGCTGAAACCACAGATGGCGAATTAATAGCATCGTGGTTTGGTGGTACGCACGAACGTAATCCTGATGTTTGCATTTATGTAAGTAAACGCAAAAACGGCCAATGGACAGAGCCTGTTGAAGTAGCCAATGGGGTTCAAAATGATACTTTGCGTTATCCTACATGGAATCCTGTGTTGTATCAAGTTCCTAATGGCGATTTGTTGTTGTATTATAAAGTTGGACCACATCCTTCAACATGGTGGGGCATGTTAAAACGTTCGTCGGATGGCGGTGAAACTTGGTCGGAAGCAGAAAAATTACCCGACGGATTTTTAGGTCCTATTAAAAATAAACCCGAGTTGTTGGACGATGGCACTTTGTTGTTACCATCAAGCGTTGAGGAAAACGGATGGAATCTTCGTATGGAATCGACGCCAGATTTTGGTAAAACCCATAGCATGCAAGATACCTTACCTAAAGGGTCGCAGGATATTAATGCCATTCAACCAAGTATTTTATTCCATGGCAATGGAAAACTGCAACAGATCGGTAGAACCAGAAACCGACACTTATTCACCACTTGGTCTGAAGATAACGGAAAAACGTGGTCGCCATTGGAATTGTTGAATATGCCCAATAACAGTTCGGGTACTGATGCTGTAACGATGGAAAACGGCAAACACGTGTTAATTTACAATCATGTTTGGCCAAATGAAGATATGAACAAAAGTTACCGTAGCCCTTTAAATATTGCTGTTTCTGACGATGGTATTAACTGGAATGCTGCTTTGGTACTTGAAGATTCTCGAATCAGTCAATATTCATATCCGTCTATTATCCAAGGTTCCGATGGCATGTTACACTGTGTGTATACGTGGCGACGACAAAAAATTAAATACATAAAAATAGATCCTTCAAAATTGGTGACTTTCCCCATTAAATATGGCGTTTGGCCAGGACCTCAAAAAGAGCGCTATAAAGTTGCCGTTTGCGATTGGATGATTTTAAAACGCCAAAAATTAGGTTCTTTTGAGCGAGCCAAAGAAATTGGTGCCGATGGTATTGAAATGGACATGGGCGGTTTGGGCGACCGGGAAACTTTCGATAGTAAATTTGTAAATGGCGATACCGCCAGCATAAGAGTGTTTAAAGAAAAAATGGCTAAAACAGGTGTTGGTATAAGCTCCGTAGCCATGTCCGGTTTTTATGCCCAATCTTTTGCCAAGCGCCCAACGGTTAAACGTATGGTTAATGATTGTATCGAGGTGATGAAAATTTTTAATGTTGAGGTTGCCTATTTACCATTGGGTACACAAGGCGATTTGGTTAAAAATCCAGAGTTACGTCCAGCTATTGTTGAGCGTTTGCGTTGGGCAGGTGAGCAGGTAGATAAAATTAACGGCATTATTGCGGTGGAGACCTCACTTTCGGCTTCCGAAGAGAAAAAACTGTTGGAGGAAGTTGGCAACAGAAATATAAAAATAGCCTTCAATTTTGCCAATGCCATCAAAAACGGACGAGACATTTCAAAAGAATTGAAAACTTTAGGTCGTGATAATATTGGTGAAATCCATGCGTCTAATACCGACGGCCAATGGATTGAAAACGACCCAGCCATCGACTTACCAAAAATTAAAGAAACATTGGATAAGATGCACTGGAAAGGTTGGTTAATTGTGGAGCGTTCGCGCGATACTACAGATGTGCACAATGTGGTTAAAAATTATGGCGCCAACGTAAAATATTTAAAAGAGATTTTTAAGGGCGAGTAA
- a CDS encoding glycoside hydrolase family 78 protein: protein MAKLLSIAFAFLMSLSAFAQKDIKLNNLQCEMLNNPLGIDVLNPRLSWQFDTNQVEVEQTAYHILVASSAEKLKNNIADLWDSGKVESNASINIVYNGEVLDSRDEAYWKVKVWTNKGETEWSEAAFWTMGILSYAEWKSTRWIGNNHLFEGDSIGQFSRLSARYVRKQINLEKKVKEAKVYLMGMGLYELYINGKKIGDQVLAPVPTDYTKNVKYNVFDVTSQLQKGENVIGTILGNGRYFAMRQEYKPYKIKTFGFPKMAMQLFVEYEDGSKERIKTDESWKFTPYGPIRANNEYDGEVYDARMEMPNWNKVGFDDSDWINMMWVQEPGGFQEAQMTPNMKVMDTVMPISITETPKGSYILDMGQNMVGWLQIKVKGKRGDKITMKFAESLKEDGTLYTANLRDARVTDEYILKGEGEEMWEPTFVFHGFRFVEISGYTYNPSLDDFTGKVVYDNLKTTGSFECSNETMNQIFKNAFWGINGNYKGMPIDCPQRNERQPWLGDRTTGAYGESFLFDNQTLYAKWLDDIKFSQTLDGGIPDVAPAFWRYYGDGVTWQGAYIKVADMLHQQYGDKRGIIHHYPFMKKWVLYMEQQYLKNDLMTKDKYGDWCVPPESLEIIRSKDPSRLTDGEVLSSAFYYHLLQLMKKFAKIADANPQDISYYDALAERVKTAFNNKYLNKETYSYANNTVTANVLPLAFGMVPKDLEKKVFENMAYQVEVVKNGHVSTGVVGIQFLMRTLTEFGRGDLAFKLASNKTYPSWGYMVENGATTIWELWNGNTANPEMNSQNHVMLLGDLLIWYYENMAGIKSSTDNPGFKEIIMKPDFDAGLTFVNASYESSHGTIKSHWNKKRDKLDWEVTIPPNTTAEMYLPTDSASKVKVNKTKLEKAELNFENEAGMVVLELKSGTYSIEVN, encoded by the coding sequence ATGGCAAAGTTACTTTCAATAGCATTTGCCTTTTTAATGTCGCTTTCGGCTTTTGCCCAAAAAGATATTAAGCTTAATAACCTTCAGTGCGAAATGCTTAACAACCCTCTGGGAATCGATGTGTTAAATCCAAGGTTGAGTTGGCAATTTGATACCAACCAAGTAGAAGTGGAGCAAACCGCTTACCACATTTTAGTGGCGTCTTCTGCAGAAAAATTAAAAAACAATATAGCTGATTTATGGGATTCGGGCAAAGTGGAAAGTAATGCTTCCATTAATATCGTTTACAACGGCGAAGTCTTGGATAGCCGGGATGAAGCCTATTGGAAAGTGAAAGTATGGACCAACAAAGGAGAAACCGAGTGGAGCGAAGCGGCTTTTTGGACAATGGGTATTTTAAGTTATGCCGAATGGAAATCAACACGATGGATTGGTAATAATCACTTGTTTGAAGGGGATAGTATTGGGCAGTTTTCACGACTTTCGGCGCGCTATGTTCGAAAGCAAATCAATCTAGAAAAAAAGGTAAAGGAAGCCAAAGTCTATTTGATGGGCATGGGCCTTTATGAACTATATATTAATGGTAAAAAAATAGGAGACCAAGTGTTGGCTCCCGTGCCTACCGATTATACAAAAAATGTTAAGTACAATGTTTTTGATGTGACTTCGCAACTTCAAAAAGGAGAAAATGTCATCGGTACTATTTTAGGTAACGGACGTTATTTCGCTATGCGACAGGAATACAAACCTTATAAAATAAAAACCTTTGGTTTTCCAAAAATGGCCATGCAGCTATTTGTAGAATATGAAGACGGCTCTAAAGAGCGCATAAAAACTGATGAGAGTTGGAAGTTTACTCCTTATGGGCCCATTCGCGCCAATAATGAATATGATGGCGAGGTTTACGATGCCCGAATGGAGATGCCCAATTGGAACAAAGTAGGCTTTGATGATAGTGATTGGATAAACATGATGTGGGTGCAAGAACCAGGAGGTTTTCAAGAAGCTCAGATGACACCCAATATGAAGGTGATGGATACTGTTATGCCGATTTCAATTACAGAAACTCCAAAAGGTAGCTATATTTTAGATATGGGTCAGAACATGGTAGGCTGGCTACAAATAAAAGTAAAAGGTAAGCGAGGCGATAAAATCACCATGAAATTTGCCGAATCCTTAAAAGAAGATGGAACGCTTTATACAGCAAATTTGCGCGACGCCCGAGTTACAGACGAGTACATTTTAAAAGGTGAAGGTGAAGAAATGTGGGAACCCACTTTTGTATTTCATGGTTTCCGTTTTGTGGAAATTTCTGGATATACTTACAACCCCAGTTTAGACGATTTTACAGGAAAAGTAGTTTACGATAATTTAAAAACTACCGGTTCATTTGAATGCTCAAACGAAACAATGAACCAAATTTTTAAAAATGCGTTTTGGGGCATCAACGGAAATTACAAAGGCATGCCTATTGATTGTCCGCAAAGGAATGAACGCCAGCCTTGGTTAGGCGACCGAACCACCGGTGCTTATGGTGAAAGTTTTCTCTTCGATAACCAAACGCTGTATGCCAAATGGCTGGATGATATTAAATTTTCACAAACGCTTGATGGTGGCATTCCCGATGTTGCACCTGCATTTTGGCGTTATTATGGCGATGGCGTAACCTGGCAAGGGGCGTATATAAAAGTGGCCGATATGTTGCATCAGCAATATGGCGATAAAAGAGGTATTATCCATCATTATCCGTTTATGAAAAAATGGGTGCTGTATATGGAGCAACAATACCTGAAAAACGATTTAATGACGAAGGATAAATATGGTGATTGGTGCGTACCGCCAGAATCATTGGAAATTATCCGCTCAAAAGACCCATCGAGATTGACCGATGGTGAGGTGTTATCGAGTGCGTTTTATTACCATTTGCTTCAGTTGATGAAGAAATTCGCTAAAATAGCCGATGCAAATCCGCAGGATATCAGCTATTATGATGCATTAGCAGAGCGTGTAAAAACCGCCTTCAACAATAAATATCTCAATAAAGAAACCTACAGCTATGCAAACAATACGGTAACGGCCAATGTGTTGCCTTTAGCTTTTGGAATGGTTCCTAAAGATTTGGAGAAAAAAGTTTTCGAAAATATGGCTTACCAAGTCGAAGTGGTTAAAAATGGCCATGTCAGCACAGGCGTTGTTGGCATACAGTTTTTAATGCGCACTTTAACCGAGTTTGGTCGTGGCGATTTGGCTTTCAAATTGGCATCGAACAAAACCTATCCAAGTTGGGGCTATATGGTGGAAAATGGTGCCACCACCATTTGGGAATTGTGGAACGGCAATACGGCCAATCCCGAAATGAATTCGCAAAACCACGTGATGCTTTTAGGTGATTTATTGATTTGGTATTACGAAAATATGGCCGGAATAAAAAGTAGCACTGACAATCCAGGTTTCAAGGAAATTATTATGAAGCCCGATTTTGATGCAGGGCTAACTTTTGTAAATGCATCCTACGAATCGAGCCACGGTACTATAAAAAGTCATTGGAATAAGAAGAGAGACAAACTAGATTGGGAAGTAACCATTCCGCCTAATACAACAGCTGAAATGTACTTGCCAACTGATTCGGCTTCAAAAGTAAAAGTGAATAAAACGAAATTGGAAAAAGCTGAGTTGAATTTTGAAAACGAAGCAGGTATGGTGGTTTTAGAATTGAAGTCGGGCACCTACTCAATTGAAGTTAATTAA
- a CDS encoding glycoside hydrolase, whose protein sequence is MTFNSIYIKISFLIFTIALVGCGSTSTKNDHSAQILNVEDYKHYVDYFNRMEDENIAKAVPNDSAWSWVKKNIPLFECPQDNFEEMYYYRWWSLRKHITDTPQGYAITEFLVERSYADKYNLIACALGHHIYEFRWVHNPEYIEQNVHLWYRGNEGGPMARLHKFSSWTPDALYNRYLVNKDEDYLLDMYPDLVEDYAKWEEERQRPDGLFWQHDVKDGMEESLSGGRHVQNARPTINSYMYANAEALSTMAKMKGDADKAAYFDAKADTLKNLVETKLWNEGDAFFETLTEKDTSANVREAIGFIPWYFNLPSEDKGFEKAWEQYKDEEGFAAPFGLTTAERRSPRFRSHGTGTCEWDGAVWPFASSQTLTALANLINNYDQDIVGKDDYFKQMNLYVESQYYRGRPYIGEYLDETTGYWLMGDRERSRYYNHSTFNDLIITGLVGLRPRADEKIEVNPLIPEDKWDWFCLDNVLYHGDIITILWDKTGEKYNRGQGLRVFRNGEEIASSMTLEKVISE, encoded by the coding sequence ATGACGTTTAATTCAATTTATATCAAAATATCATTCTTAATTTTTACAATCGCTTTGGTGGGGTGTGGTTCAACTTCAACAAAAAATGACCACTCCGCGCAAATTCTAAACGTTGAAGACTACAAACATTATGTAGATTATTTCAACCGAATGGAAGATGAAAACATCGCCAAAGCTGTGCCGAACGACAGTGCTTGGAGCTGGGTGAAGAAAAATATTCCGCTTTTCGAATGCCCGCAGGATAATTTCGAGGAAATGTATTATTACCGTTGGTGGAGTTTGCGCAAACACATTACCGATACGCCGCAGGGTTACGCCATTACCGAGTTTTTGGTTGAGCGGTCGTATGCCGATAAATACAACCTGATTGCCTGTGCATTGGGGCACCATATTTATGAATTCCGTTGGGTGCACAATCCAGAATATATTGAGCAAAATGTGCATTTGTGGTATCGCGGAAATGAAGGTGGCCCCATGGCGCGTTTGCACAAATTCAGTAGCTGGACGCCCGACGCCCTTTATAACCGATATTTGGTAAATAAAGACGAAGACTATTTGCTGGATATGTATCCCGATTTGGTTGAAGATTACGCTAAATGGGAAGAAGAGCGCCAACGTCCCGACGGATTGTTTTGGCAGCACGATGTAAAGGATGGCATGGAAGAATCCTTAAGTGGTGGCCGTCATGTACAAAATGCAAGACCAACCATTAACAGCTATATGTACGCTAATGCTGAAGCCTTGTCTACAATGGCAAAAATGAAAGGTGATGCCGATAAAGCAGCCTATTTTGATGCCAAAGCCGATACGCTTAAAAACTTGGTTGAAACCAAATTATGGAATGAAGGCGATGCGTTTTTTGAAACGCTCACCGAAAAAGATACCTCGGCCAATGTACGTGAAGCCATTGGATTTATTCCTTGGTATTTTAATTTGCCATCAGAAGATAAAGGTTTCGAAAAAGCTTGGGAACAGTACAAAGATGAAGAAGGGTTTGCCGCACCTTTTGGTTTAACAACGGCCGAGCGTCGTAGTCCAAGATTTAGAAGTCACGGTACAGGAACCTGCGAGTGGGACGGTGCAGTTTGGCCTTTTGCCTCCTCACAAACCTTAACCGCTTTGGCCAATCTTATAAATAATTACGACCAAGATATTGTTGGTAAAGATGATTATTTCAAACAAATGAATTTGTACGTGGAGTCGCAATATTATCGTGGTCGACCCTACATTGGTGAGTATTTAGATGAAACCACTGGCTACTGGCTTATGGGCGATAGAGAACGAAGCCGTTATTACAACCACTCAACCTTTAACGACTTGATTATTACAGGGCTTGTTGGTTTACGTCCGCGTGCCGATGAAAAAATAGAAGTAAACCCTCTAATCCCAGAAGATAAATGGGACTGGTTTTGTTTGGACAACGTGCTCTACCACGGTGATATTATAACCATTTTATGGGATAAAACAGGAGAGAAATATAATCGCGGACAAGGATTACGTGTGTTTAGAAATGGTGAAGAAATCGCTTCATCCATGACCTTGGAAAAAGTGATTTCTGAATAA